One segment of Mastomys coucha isolate ucsf_1 unplaced genomic scaffold, UCSF_Mcou_1 pScaffold23, whole genome shotgun sequence DNA contains the following:
- the Cmtm7 gene encoding CKLF-like MARVEL transmembrane domain-containing protein 7 isoform X1 — translation MSHGSGLVRTTCSSGGAPGPGQPSEGLLDRLYPLTQGALLKVAQMVTLLIAFICVRSSFPIDYGAHSFFEVVTMCDLIMILIFYLVHLFRFYRVLTCISWPLSELLHYLIGTLLLLIASIVIATKSYNQSVLVAGAIFGFLASFLCLASLWLSYKITCIMQSSDASA, via the exons ATGTCGCATGGATCGGGGCTCGTCCGGACCACGTGCAGCAGCGGCGGCGCGCCGGGGCCAGGCCAGCCCTCGGAGGGACTGCTGGACCGGCTGTACCCGCTCACCCAGGGCGCCCTGCTCAAAGTGGCGCAGATG GTCACCCTGCTGATTGCCTTCATCTGTGTGCGAAGCTCCTTTCCGATCGACTATGGCGCCCACAGCTTCTTCGAAGTCGTCACCATGTGCGACCTGATTATGATCCTCATCTTTTACCTGGTCCACCTCTTCCGCTTCTACCGTGTGCTCACCTGCATCAGCTGGCCCCTGTCG GAACTTCTGCACTATTTAATCGGCACACTGCTTCTCCTCATCGCCTCCATAGTGATAGCCACCAAGAGTTACAACCAGAGTGTCCTGGTAGCCGGAGCG ATCTTTGGGTTCCTGGCCAGCTTCCTCTGCCTGGCGAGCTTGTGGCTGTCTTACAAGATCACCTGCATAATGCAGTCATCAG ATGCATCTGCTTGA
- the Cmtm7 gene encoding CKLF-like MARVEL transmembrane domain-containing protein 7 isoform X2 produces the protein MSHGSGLVRTTCSSGGAPGPGQPSEGLLDRLYPLTQGALLKVAQMVTLLIAFICVRSSFPIDYGAHSFFEVVTMCDLIMILIFYLVHLFRFYRVLTCISWPLSELLHYLIGTLLLLIASIVIATKSYNQSVLVAGARRKSKRWPCGCELPPLS, from the exons ATGTCGCATGGATCGGGGCTCGTCCGGACCACGTGCAGCAGCGGCGGCGCGCCGGGGCCAGGCCAGCCCTCGGAGGGACTGCTGGACCGGCTGTACCCGCTCACCCAGGGCGCCCTGCTCAAAGTGGCGCAGATG GTCACCCTGCTGATTGCCTTCATCTGTGTGCGAAGCTCCTTTCCGATCGACTATGGCGCCCACAGCTTCTTCGAAGTCGTCACCATGTGCGACCTGATTATGATCCTCATCTTTTACCTGGTCCACCTCTTCCGCTTCTACCGTGTGCTCACCTGCATCAGCTGGCCCCTGTCG GAACTTCTGCACTATTTAATCGGCACACTGCTTCTCCTCATCGCCTCCATAGTGATAGCCACCAAGAGTTACAACCAGAGTGTCCTGGTAGCCGGAGCG agaagaaaatcaaagagaTGGCCTtgtggctgtgagcttcctcccctctcctga